A single Argentina anserina chromosome 7, drPotAnse1.1, whole genome shotgun sequence DNA region contains:
- the LOC126802725 gene encoding ACT domain-containing protein ACR10-like, whose amino-acid sequence MGVLLEDVVVISQGEKAGDPTVITVNCPDKTGLGCDLCRVILLFGLSICRGDVSTDGKWCYIVFWVAGKPETRWDLLTKRLLEVCPSYFTTSGIYYYRLENQQPKPLDVFLLKFWCSYEQEGLLHDVTKVLCELELTIERVKVSTTPDGKVMDLFFVTDSRELLHTKRRQDETIHCLKSVLGNVLLGCEIELAESKVTACSQGSHYLPSVITEEMLSLEWANGRLKGPVTSIPISITVDNNLSPSHSLIQILCPDHKGLVYDIMRTLKDYNIQVSHVRFYKITKGNCELDLFIMQADGKKIVDRHKQDALCSRLRAELLCPLRVAVVNRGPDTELLVANPVELSGRGRPLVFYDITLALKDLSTHIFSAEIVRHKIRDREWEVYRFLLDEGVSPWVPRNKIEEDVRNILMGWEQIA is encoded by the exons ATGGGTGTTTTGCTTGAGGACGTGGTGGTGATTAGCCAGGGAGAGAAGGCCGGAGATCCCACTGTGATCACTGTGAATTGCCCTGACAAAACTGGGCTAGGCTGTGATCTGTGCAGGGTCATATTGCTGTTTGGGCTCAGCATTTGCCGAGGAG ATGTTTCGACGGATGGAAAATGGTGCTACATAGTGTTTTGGGTGGCGGGAAAACCAGAAACAAGGTGGGATTTGCTGACAAAGAGATTGTTAGAAGTGTGTCCATCATATTTTACAACTTCTGGAATATACTATTATCGGCTGGAGAACCAGCAGCCTAAGCCACTAGACGTGTTCCTTTTGAAATTCTGGTGCTCTTATGAACAGGAAGGCCTATTGCACG ATGTCACTAAGGTCCTTTGTGAGCTTGAGCTCACAATAGAGAGAGTGAAGGTGTCTACTACCCCAGATGGGAAAGTGATggaccttttttttgttacagatTCCAG AGAACTGCTGCATACAAAAAGAAGACAAGATGAAACAATTCACTGCCTGAAATCTGTCTTGGGAAATGTCTTATTGGGTTGTGAAATTGAATTGGCCGAGTCAAAAGTTACTGCATGTTCACAAGGTTCTCATTATCTTCCTTCTGTAATCACTGAAGAAATGTTAAGTTTAGAGTGGGCCAATGGCCGCCTAAAAGGACCAGTTACCTCCATCCCCATTTCAATAACAGTGGACAATAACCTCAGCCCATCTCACTCACTAATTCAAATATTATGTCCGGATCATAAAGGTCTAGTGTATGACATCATGAGAACACTGAAGGATTATAACATTCAG GTGTCTCATGTGCGATTCTATAAAATAACAAAAGGGAATTGTGAGCTGGACTTGTTCATAATGCAAGCAGATGGCAAGAAGATTGTTGATCGTCATAAGCAGGATGCCTTGTGTTCTCGCTTGAGAGCGGAGCTTTTGTGTCCTCTTCGAGTGGCTGTGGTGAACCGCGGTCCTGACACTGAGCTGTTGGTAGCGAACCCGGTTGAGTTGTCTGGCAGGGGTCGACCTCTTGTCTTTTATGATATCACTCTTGCCCTCAAAGATCTGAGCACACACATCTTTTCG GCAGAGATAGTGAGACACAAGATCCGAGATCGGGAGTGGGAGGTC